One Pararge aegeria chromosome 1, ilParAegt1.1, whole genome shotgun sequence genomic region harbors:
- the LOC120630469 gene encoding serine protease gd-like produces the protein MLDVKGQVSKTVPQIKSLIINNKEFCRNPSLRHIDSGSWENNNYAQSVKSIESCGRRKVATTKFLQNATSTKPGDWPWHTAIYQHDNTEIKYICGGTLISNNFVLTAAQCTSLEGTPLVPETLSVFLGKFNLVGGDEGSQQRVVQKIFIHEKFGYQNLDNDVSLLKLKSNVVFSDLIQPACLWYNKALDKTPVGEVFGTLVGWGFDTTDSWSPHLQQIQLPMVTERTCLKSNPRVFSTILNSNKFCAGYGVREGKTGSVQEIGAPNCNGDSGSAFQIFIPDDVTDSSPLAPGAWYVRGIVSLTVPRRDSPACDPQQYIVFTDVEKYKDWIDRHLIN, from the exons ATGTTAGATGTAAAAGGACAAGTATCTAAAACCGTACCAcaaatcaaaagtttaattataaataataaagaattttgccGGAACCCATCTTTG AGACACATCGACAGTGGGTCTTGGGAGAATAATAACTATGCACAAAGCGTCAAGTCTATAGAGTCCTGTGGAAGACGGAAAGTAGCAACCACTAAGTTTTTACAAAATGCTACTTCCACAAAACCAGGTGACTGGCCATGGCACACAGCTATATATCAGCACGACAACACAGAAATTAAGTATATCTGCGGTGGAACTCTCATATCAAATAACTTTGTACTAACAG CTGCACAATGCACATCTCTCGAAGGTACACCACTTGTGCCAGAGACCCTGAGTGTGTTCCTtggaaaatttaatttggttGGAGGAGACGAAGGATCTCAACAAAGAGTA gtacagaaaatatttatccaTGAAAAATTCGGGTACCAGAATTTAGACAATGATGTCTCATTACTGAAATTAAAGAGCAACGTAGTATTCAGTGATTTGATACAACCTGCATGCTTATGGTACAATAAGGCGTTAGACAAAACACCTGTTGGTGAAGTTTTTGGAAca CTAGTAGGCTGGGGTTTCGACACTACTGACTCTTGGTCACCCCATCTCCAACAAATACAGCTCCCCATGGTTACTGAAAGAACATGCCTGAAAAGTAACCCTCGTGTGTTTTCTACTATTCTCAACAGTAATAAGTTTTGCGCTGGTTACGGAGTGCGAGAGGGAAAGACAGGCAGTGTCCAGGAAATAG GTGCACCAAATTGTAATGGCGACAGCGGCAGTGCCTTCCAAATCTTCATTCCGGATGATGTAACAGATTCTAGTCCTTTAGCTCCCGGTGCGTGGTATGTCAGAGGCATAGTTTCGTTAACTGTCCCTCGACGCGATTCACCAGCCTGTGATCCCCAACAATATATTGTATTCACTGACGTGGAGAAATACAAAGACTGGATAGATCGCcatttgataaattaa
- the LOC120637029 gene encoding chymotrypsin-C-like isoform X3, with protein sequence MKQAILFIIFIAKVNSDNDSGWALVGNPLAAAHPCNDSQDISISYEPGRSPDEENEYSVFLTKKYPAHSIIILRFDSDASISLNDKSFARVSVNPDNSFSIRFFKAHNGLGLTVKGLIPGVIPYLTSVVINSKQYCSKPWVGILDGFIQGYKDTAESPDRKPKKNCGRRQVTHTELIVNGALTKPGDWPWHVALYRIDRSTIKYICGGTLISKNHVLTAAHCVTIRGVPALPETLSVVLGKFNLIGGDTESVEREVHSIVVNDQFDHRRLENDIALLKLKSEAVFNDYIQPACLWYPKAVERLPGTEIFGTVVGWGFENTDALAPQLRKAKMPLVGESTCIKSNPVFYSKLLKNNNKFCAGYRNGTSACNGDSGSAFQVFLPDKTGDDNPDAVGAWYVRGIVSVTLSRVDVAICNPEEYVVFTDVEKYKHWIEKHM encoded by the exons ATGAAGCAAgccattttgtttataatatttattgcaaaagTGAATAGCGATAACGACAGTGGGTGGGCTCTAGTTGGTAACCCATTAGCAGCTGCTCACCCTTGCAACGATTCCCAGGATATATCTATTTCATATGAACCTGGTCGGTCTCCGGATGAGGAGAATGAATACTCAGTGTTTTTAACAAAGAAATATCCTGCTCATTCCATTATAATATTGAGATTCGATAGCGATGCAAGTATATCCTTG AATGATAAAAGTTTTGCTAGAGTGTCTGTCAACCCAGATAACTCATTCTCAATACGATTTTTTAAAGCACACAATGGATTGGGGCTTACAGTGAAGGGACTTATACCTGGAGTAATTCCTTATTTAACAAGTGttgtaataaatagtaaacaatattgtTCTAAGCCGTGGGTG GGCATTCTTGACGGCTTCATACAAGGATATAAAGATACGGCGGAAAGTCCTGATAGAAAACCAAAAAAGAACTGTGGAAGACGACAAGTAACACACACTGAGCTGATTGTTAATGGAGCTTTGACAAAGCCAGGAGACTGGCCATGGCACGTAGCTTTATACAGAATTGACCGttcaactataaaatatatctgtGGTGGAACACTCATTTCCAAGAATCACGTTTTAACGG CTGCCCATTGTGTTACAATTAGAGGTGTTCCAGCACTGCCAGAGACTCTGAGTGTCGTCCTTGggaaattcaatttaattggaGGAGACACTGAGTCGGTAGAGAGAGAa GTACACAGTATAGTTGTTAATGATCAATTTGATCACAGACGCCTAGAAAATGACATTGCTCTTCTAAAATTGAAATCTGAAGCTGTATTTAATGACTATATACAACCAGCCTGCTTGTGGTATCCAAAAGCGGTTGAAAGACTACCGGGTACGGAAATATTTGGAACG GTTGTAGGATGGGGATTTGAGAACACAGATGCTTTAGCACCACAGCTTCGAAAAGCCAAAATGCCTTTAGTAGGCGAGAGCACTTGCATAAAGAGCAATCCTGTTTTCTATTCCAAACTtcttaaaaacaataacaaattcTGTGCTGGCTATCGCAATG GAACCTCAGCATGCAATGGCGATAGTGGAAGTGCTTTCCAAGTATTTCTCCCAGACAAGACAGGGGATGACAATCCAGATGCAGTAGGAGCTTGGTACGTAAGAGGAATCGTATCTGTCACGTTGTCAAGAGTAGATGTGGCCATTTGCAACCCAGAAGAGTACGTGGTATTCACCGACGTTGAAAAGTATAAACATTGGATCGAAAAacacatgtga
- the LOC120637029 gene encoding chymotrypsin-C-like isoform X2, giving the protein MAVKQLLMLLAITLATGTGQEEEGWAVLINPLVSIIPCNETYDIYISFEPGLPPDDENSYNLTLNKNFPLHTNIVVEFDSDASIFLNDKSFARVSVNPDNSFSIRFFKAHNGLGLTVKGLIPGVIPYLTSVVINSKQYCSKPWVGILDGFIQGYKDTAESPDRKPKKNCGRRQVTHTELIVNGALTKPGDWPWHVALYRIDRSTIKYICGGTLISKNHVLTAAHCVTIRGVPALPETLSVVLGKFNLIGGDTESVEREVHSIVVNDQFDHRRLENDIALLKLKSEAVFNDYIQPACLWYPKAVERLPGTEIFGTVVGWGFENTDALAPQLRKAKMPLVGESTCIKSNPVFYSKLLKNNNKFCAGYRNGTSACNGDSGSAFQVFLPDKTGDDNPDAVGAWYVRGIVSVTLSRVDVAICNPEEYVVFTDVEKYKHWIEKHM; this is encoded by the exons atggcagtgaagCAATTGTTGATGCTCTTAGCAATTACTTTAGCAACAGGTACTGGTCAGGAGGAAGAGGGGTGGGCAGTTCTAATTAACCCACTAGTATCAATTATACCTTGTAATGAAACTTATGATATTTACATTAGTTTCGAACCTGGTCTACCTCCAGACGACGAAAATAGTTACAATCTtacattgaataaaaatttCCCTCTACATACCAATATAGTAGTTGAATTTGACTCTGATGCAAGCATATTTTTG AATGATAAAAGTTTTGCTAGAGTGTCTGTCAACCCAGATAACTCATTCTCAATACGATTTTTTAAAGCACACAATGGATTGGGGCTTACAGTGAAGGGACTTATACCTGGAGTAATTCCTTATTTAACAAGTGttgtaataaatagtaaacaatattgtTCTAAGCCGTGGGTG GGCATTCTTGACGGCTTCATACAAGGATATAAAGATACGGCGGAAAGTCCTGATAGAAAACCAAAAAAGAACTGTGGAAGACGACAAGTAACACACACTGAGCTGATTGTTAATGGAGCTTTGACAAAGCCAGGAGACTGGCCATGGCACGTAGCTTTATACAGAATTGACCGttcaactataaaatatatctgtGGTGGAACACTCATTTCCAAGAATCACGTTTTAACGG CTGCCCATTGTGTTACAATTAGAGGTGTTCCAGCACTGCCAGAGACTCTGAGTGTCGTCCTTGggaaattcaatttaattggaGGAGACACTGAGTCGGTAGAGAGAGAa GTACACAGTATAGTTGTTAATGATCAATTTGATCACAGACGCCTAGAAAATGACATTGCTCTTCTAAAATTGAAATCTGAAGCTGTATTTAATGACTATATACAACCAGCCTGCTTGTGGTATCCAAAAGCGGTTGAAAGACTACCGGGTACGGAAATATTTGGAACG GTTGTAGGATGGGGATTTGAGAACACAGATGCTTTAGCACCACAGCTTCGAAAAGCCAAAATGCCTTTAGTAGGCGAGAGCACTTGCATAAAGAGCAATCCTGTTTTCTATTCCAAACTtcttaaaaacaataacaaattcTGTGCTGGCTATCGCAATG GAACCTCAGCATGCAATGGCGATAGTGGAAGTGCTTTCCAAGTATTTCTCCCAGACAAGACAGGGGATGACAATCCAGATGCAGTAGGAGCTTGGTACGTAAGAGGAATCGTATCTGTCACGTTGTCAAGAGTAGATGTGGCCATTTGCAACCCAGAAGAGTACGTGGTATTCACCGACGTTGAAAAGTATAAACATTGGATCGAAAAacacatgtga
- the LOC120637029 gene encoding chymotrypsin-C-like isoform X1: MWHIMKTVTFLLIFMIKVNSGQDDGWALLGNPLMNVFPCNKSQFITLSYEPGLPPEEENKYFVNIMKDFPKYTGIELKFDSDTNITLNDKSFARVSVNPDNSFSIRFFKAHNGLGLTVKGLIPGVIPYLTSVVINSKQYCSKPWVGILDGFIQGYKDTAESPDRKPKKNCGRRQVTHTELIVNGALTKPGDWPWHVALYRIDRSTIKYICGGTLISKNHVLTAAHCVTIRGVPALPETLSVVLGKFNLIGGDTESVEREVHSIVVNDQFDHRRLENDIALLKLKSEAVFNDYIQPACLWYPKAVERLPGTEIFGTVVGWGFENTDALAPQLRKAKMPLVGESTCIKSNPVFYSKLLKNNNKFCAGYRNGTSACNGDSGSAFQVFLPDKTGDDNPDAVGAWYVRGIVSVTLSRVDVAICNPEEYVVFTDVEKYKHWIEKHM, translated from the exons ATGTGGCACATTATGAAGACAGTGACCTTCTTGTTGATATTTATGATAAAAGTAAACAGTGGCCAGGACGACGGATGGGCTTTGCTTGGAAATCCTCTAATGAACGTTTTTCCTTGTAACAAATCGCAATTTATAACCCTTTCGTATGAACCCGGATTGCCACCTGAAGAAGAAAACAAGTACTTCGTAAATATTATGAAGGATTTTCCAAAATACACAGGGATAGAATTAAAATTCGACTCTGATACGAACATTACAttg AATGATAAAAGTTTTGCTAGAGTGTCTGTCAACCCAGATAACTCATTCTCAATACGATTTTTTAAAGCACACAATGGATTGGGGCTTACAGTGAAGGGACTTATACCTGGAGTAATTCCTTATTTAACAAGTGttgtaataaatagtaaacaatattgtTCTAAGCCGTGGGTG GGCATTCTTGACGGCTTCATACAAGGATATAAAGATACGGCGGAAAGTCCTGATAGAAAACCAAAAAAGAACTGTGGAAGACGACAAGTAACACACACTGAGCTGATTGTTAATGGAGCTTTGACAAAGCCAGGAGACTGGCCATGGCACGTAGCTTTATACAGAATTGACCGttcaactataaaatatatctgtGGTGGAACACTCATTTCCAAGAATCACGTTTTAACGG CTGCCCATTGTGTTACAATTAGAGGTGTTCCAGCACTGCCAGAGACTCTGAGTGTCGTCCTTGggaaattcaatttaattggaGGAGACACTGAGTCGGTAGAGAGAGAa GTACACAGTATAGTTGTTAATGATCAATTTGATCACAGACGCCTAGAAAATGACATTGCTCTTCTAAAATTGAAATCTGAAGCTGTATTTAATGACTATATACAACCAGCCTGCTTGTGGTATCCAAAAGCGGTTGAAAGACTACCGGGTACGGAAATATTTGGAACG GTTGTAGGATGGGGATTTGAGAACACAGATGCTTTAGCACCACAGCTTCGAAAAGCCAAAATGCCTTTAGTAGGCGAGAGCACTTGCATAAAGAGCAATCCTGTTTTCTATTCCAAACTtcttaaaaacaataacaaattcTGTGCTGGCTATCGCAATG GAACCTCAGCATGCAATGGCGATAGTGGAAGTGCTTTCCAAGTATTTCTCCCAGACAAGACAGGGGATGACAATCCAGATGCAGTAGGAGCTTGGTACGTAAGAGGAATCGTATCTGTCACGTTGTCAAGAGTAGATGTGGCCATTTGCAACCCAGAAGAGTACGTGGTATTCACCGACGTTGAAAAGTATAAACATTGGATCGAAAAacacatgtga
- the LOC120637080 gene encoding chymotrypsin-like elastase family member 2A, translating into MKYSIFLCVIAIVATNQQKSILINPAVSYTPCIGDYDININYEPGLPPDEENKYQLSISKEFPLHTNIVITFDTDASITLNDKSFARISLNPDNSFTIRFFKSNDGIRLTVKGLTLGIVPYITSLTINSQEYCTQPYLGYLDTYIQGYLDTAESPDRKPQGNCGRRQVTHTELIVNGAMTKPGDWPWHVALYKIDVSTIKYICGGTLISKNYVLTAAHCITLRGVPVLPESLSAVLGKFNLIGGDTDSQEREVFSLIVHNEFDHRRLENDIGLLKLKSEAVFSDYIQPACLWYPKAVDKLPSTEIFGTIVGWGFENTDALAPQLRKAKMPIISESTCIKSNPVFYSKLLTNNKKFCAGYRNGTSACNGDSGSAFQVFLPDTARDDNPDAVGSWYVRGIVSVTLSRIDVALCNPDEYVVFTDVEKYKPWIDNYIT; encoded by the exons ATGAAGTATTCAATATTTCTGTGTGTGATTGCTATTGTGGCCACGAATCAGCAAAAGTCCATATTAATTAATCCAGCAGTCTCCTATACTCCTTGTATTGGTGATTATgatattaacattaattatgaACCTGGATTACCTCCggatgaagaaaataaataccaacttAGTATAAGCAAAGAGTTTCCATTGCATACTAATATAGTAATCACATTTGATACTGATGCAAGCATTACGCTG AATGATAAAAGCTTTGCAAGGATTTCTCTCAACCCTGATAATTCCTTTACTATACGATTTTTTAAATCGAACGATGGCATTCGCTTGACTGTGAAGGGGCTTACACTGGGCATAGTTCCCTATATAACTAGCCTTACTATAAATTCTCAGGAATATTGCACCCAGCCGTATTTG gGATACCTAGACACATACATACAAGGATACCTAGATACGGCAGAAAGTCCAGATCGGAAACCACAAGGAAACTGTGGAAGACGGCAAGTAACGCACACAGAGTTGATTGTCAATGGAGCCATGACAAAGCCAGGAGACTGGCCTTGGCATGTAGCGCTGTACAAAATTGACGTTTCTACTATAAAGTACATTTGTGGTGGAACACTTATTTCCAAGAATTATGTGTTAACCG ctGCACACTGTATTACATTAAGAGGTGTTCCTGTACTGCCAGAGTCTCTGAGTGCGGTCCTTGGGAAATTCAATCTCATTGGAGGAGACACTGATTCCCAGGAAAGAgaa GTATTCAGTTTAATTGTTCATAACGAATTTGACCATCGACGTTTGGAGAATGATATAGgtttactaaaactaaaatcagAAGCAGTATTTAGTGATTACATACAACCAGCCTGTCTATGGTATCCAAAAGCCGTTGATAAACTACCAAGTACAGAGATTTTTGGAACA ATCGTAGGATGGGGATTCGAGAATACTGACGCCTTAGCACCACAGCTGCGAAAAGCTAAAATGCCAATAATATCAGAGAGCACATGTATTAAGAGCAATCCTGTCTTCTACTCTAAACTTCTTACGAACAACAAAAAATTCTGTGCGGGCTATCGTAatg GAACTTCAGCATGCAATGGCGATAGCGGAAGCGCTTTCCAAGTTTTCCTTCCAGATACAGCAAGGGATGACAATCCAGACGCTGTTGGATCTTGGTACGTAAGAGGAATCGTGTCTGTCACGTTGTCAAGAATAGACGTTGCTTTATGCAATCCAGATGAATACGTTGTTTTCACTGACGTTGAAAAGTACAAACCTTGGATCGATAACTATATCACGTGA